Proteins co-encoded in one Marinomonas sp. IMCC 4694 genomic window:
- a CDS encoding IS3 family transposase (programmed frameshift), which yields MTKRTNKQYPNDFKQEAVALVIEQGYSVVEAAASLNITDKLLYNWVAKFKQQNEDSELSKDERAELAQLRKDNKRLLMEREILKKASAFFGKRNEIKYSFIKSLGKQYPVVISCKVMRVSKSAYYAWRKRPAIIISAQTLNLHRRAKALFEDSRDSLGSRELGKKLRKEGFDVSRHSVIGLMKRLGLVVKQRIPYKVTTKRKDSDAVADNLLNMNFNPLGQNQVWAGDVSYLKTGEGWLYLAIVMDLFGRRIVGWHTSKRMTTDLIEQAFLKAHRLRQPPKGLVFHSDRGSQYTSKRFRSLLKRLDCRSSMGDVGACWDNAVVERFFGSLKHDWLFKVAQPTREHMKQDVAAYVKYYNLERLHSSNGDQSPIEYENSFRKVSGWT from the exons ATGACTAAACGTACTAACAAACAATATCCAAACGATTTTAAGCAAGAAGCGGTGGCGCTGGTGATTGAGCAAGGTTACTCAGTTGTTGAGGCTGCCGCTTCACTGAATATCACTGACAAGCTACTTTATAACTGGGTAGCGAAGTTTAAACAACAAAATGAAGATTCAGAGTTGTCGAAGGATGAGCGGGCTGAACTCGCTCAGCTCAGAAAAGACAATAAGCGCTTGCTAATGGAGCGCGAAATATTAAAAAAGGCTTCAGCGTTTTTCG GCAAAAGAAATGAAATAAAATATTCATTTATCAAAAGTTTAGGTAAGCAGTACCCAGTTGTCATATCGTGTAAAGTGATGCGCGTTAGCAAATCTGCATACTATGCTTGGCGAAAACGTCCCGCGATAATTATCAGTGCACAAACACTGAATTTACATCGTAGGGCGAAGGCGCTTTTTGAAGATAGTCGAGACAGTTTGGGTAGCCGTGAGCTTGGGAAAAAGCTTCGCAAAGAAGGCTTTGATGTTAGCCGGCATAGTGTCATTGGCTTGATGAAACGATTGGGGTTAGTCGTTAAGCAGCGTATCCCTTACAAAGTCACAACAAAGCGCAAAGACAGTGATGCTGTAGCTGATAATTTATTGAACATGAATTTTAACCCGTTAGGCCAGAACCAGGTGTGGGCTGGGGATGTGTCATATTTAAAAACAGGCGAAGGCTGGCTATACCTTGCTATTGTAATGGATTTGTTTGGTCGTCGCATAGTGGGTTGGCACACGTCAAAACGTATGACGACAGACTTAATTGAGCAAGCATTTTTAAAAGCACATCGCTTACGACAGCCGCCAAAGGGCTTAGTATTTCATAGCGATAGAGGTTCGCAATACACGAGTAAACGCTTTAGAAGCCTATTAAAACGGCTTGATTGCCGCTCTAGCATGGGTGACGTCGGTGCGTGTTGGGATAATGCCGTGGTTGAAAGGTTCTTCGGCAGTTTAAAACATGATTGGTTGTTCAAGGTAGCACAACCAACAAGAGAGCATATGAAGCAAGATGTTGCGGCCTATGTGAAATATTACAATCTGGAGCGATTACATTCGTCGAATGGCGACCAATCACCCATTGAGTATGAAAACTCCTTTAGGAAAGTGTCCGGTTGGACTTGA